The Mycolicibacterium monacense genome contains the following window.
GCGCTGGTCAGCGCGGCCGCTGATCTGCTGTGTGAAGGGGGATTCGACGCCGTCCGGCACCGGGCGGTGGCGCGTCGGGCCGGCCTGCCGCTGGCGTCGACGACCTACTACTTCTCGTCGCTCGACGACCTCATCGTCAAGGCGGTCGAATACGAGGGAAGCCGGGAGGCCGAGCGCCTGCAGCAGCGGGTGGCGGCGTTGTCCCGGCGCCGCCGGGGCGCGGAAGCGACCGCGGACGTGTTGGTGGATCTGCTGCTCGGCGACGCGCCCGGCACCCGCGGCGGCGAGGAGCTGATCTCCCGCTACGAGCGTTACATCGCGTGTGCCCGCCAGCCGGCGCTGCGCGACGCCCAGCGCCGCATCCTGCGGCAGCGCACCGATGCGGTGGTCGCGGTGATGGAACGCTCCGGCCGGACGGTGCGCGCGGACTTCCTCACCGCCCTCGTCTGCGCCGTCGACGGTGCGGTGGTCGCTGCGCTGGTCGGCGACGGGGACGGTCCGCGCGCCACCGCGCGGGCCACGCTCATCGACGTCATCGACGTGCTCGCACCGGTGGGCTGAGCGCAGGTCCGGCAACGATTGCGGCAATGATGCTGCGTCGAGGTCGCCGCTGCCCGATGATGATGACCTGGCAACAGTGACGGAGGAGCGCATGACCCACCCAGACACGGTCAGGGAGCAGCCCGAGCTACGGCGGGTGAT
Protein-coding sequences here:
- a CDS encoding TetR/AcrR family transcriptional regulator gives rise to the protein MLIVTAAVTPKGERRRYALVSAAADLLCEGGFDAVRHRAVARRAGLPLASTTYYFSSLDDLIVKAVEYEGSREAERLQQRVAALSRRRRGAEATADVLVDLLLGDAPGTRGGEELISRYERYIACARQPALRDAQRRILRQRTDAVVAVMERSGRTVRADFLTALVCAVDGAVVAALVGDGDGPRATARATLIDVIDVLAPVG